In Beutenbergia cavernae DSM 12333, the DNA window GGTGCCGTGACATCGACCTCCACGGTCGCGACACCTCCGTCGTCCGAGGTCCGGGCCGTGACGTCCTGTGCGTAGGTCGGAGAGAGCGAACCCGCGATCAGCGCCTCGGTGCGGGCGACGCCGTCGTCGAGCTCGCCGTCGTGCAGGGCGGCCAGCCGGGCGCCCTCGGCGGCGCAGTCGATCAGCGTGGTGCGCACGTGCAGCACGAGGGCCAGCTGGATGACCCCGAGCGCCAGGACCACCACGAGCACGCTCACGAGAGCGAAGTCCACGACTGCCGACCCCCGCTCGGCGTCGGCCCGCGCCGGCCGGGCCGAGGCGCCCATCAGAGGTTGAGCACCCGATCGAGAGCGGTGTTGAACACGTTGACGAGTGCGTCTCCGGCGATCGCCCACAGGGCGACCACGAGCCCCGCCGTCATGAGCGTCACGAGCACCCACCCCGGGAC includes these proteins:
- a CDS encoding TadE/TadG family type IV pilus assembly protein → MDFALVSVLVVVLALGVIQLALVLHVRTTLIDCAAEGARLAALHDGELDDGVARTEALIAGSLSPTYAQDVTARTSDDGGVATVEVDVTAPLPVLGLLGPGGVVTVTGRAVQEQ